Part of the Solwaraspora sp. WMMA2065 genome is shown below.
TGGTCCTCCAGCGTGCCGTAGCGACGGACCAGGCGCTCGTCGGTGCCGCCCTGCGCCAACTGCTGCTCGACTTCGTTCATCTGGGACATCAGCCGGTCCAGGCCGCGGGCCGACAGCACCCGGTCGCGAGCGGTCACGTTCAGGTCGCCGGTACGCGGATCCTGCGGAAGATATCCGACCGCGCTGCGCCGGTCGATCTGTCCGGTGTACGGCAGGCCCTCGCCGGCCAGCACCTTGAGGGTGGTGGTCTTGCCGGCACCGTTGCGGCCGACCAGGCCGATGCGGTCGCCGGGCTGCACCCGCAGGGTGGTGTCGGACAGCAGGATCCGCGAGCCCGCACGCAGTTCCAGGCCGGTAGCGGTGATCATTGGTAGCTCACTCCTGAGATCGGAAGCTGACTCGCGGACACGACAAAACGCCGACCGGACGTCCTGTCCGTCGGCGTGGGGCGGTTCAGCCTTCGCAGAGCAGCACGGCCCCATACTACCGGCGGCCGGCACCGCCACCCAGCCGGTTACCGGAGCCAAGATCGTCGACGGTGGTGGGTGAGTACGACGGCATCCGGTGATCCATCCACGACGGTGTCGCGGGACGCCGGCTGGCCAAGCGGTATGCGGCGCACCGCCGGCCCGGTGGACCGGCCTGACCGAATCGGGGAACTTGTCCGCCGACGGGGTGATGCACCACGCCGACCAGGGATGTTAGGCACATCAGGCGCGCGTAACGATCACTTGACTCCCTGGAGACGACACTCATGCTGCCCGGTGGGATGATGCCCATGACCCAGCTGATCGCGATGGTCCGCAGCACTTCGCCGCGACAGGCTGTCGGGCTGCTGGCAGCCATGCCGGCCGACCGCATCCCGGTGGCAGTTGCCGAGCTGACGACCACCGACCTGGTCCGGCTGCTACCGGCCGCCGGCGACGATCTGCGGTCCCGGTTGATCGGTCTGCTCAGCACCGATCAGGTGGCCGACCTGGCCCGAGCCATGCCGACCGCCGAGGCGGTGGCCATGCTCAATCGGCTTCCGGCCGAGCAGGTGCACGCGGTCGCCGACCGGCTGCCGCAACCCACCGTCGCTGCCCTGCTCACCGCGATGCCTGCGGACCGGCAGACCGACCTGCTGTCGGTGATGCGTCCGCAACAGGCGCATGCGGCCTGGGCCGGTACCTACCAACGGGAGGTGGCCGAGGCGCTCGCCCGGGCCAATGCCGAGGTGAGCATCCCGGCGAACGCCCCACCCGGAATCGTGCTGGTCCAGATCTTCGGCTGGCAGATCACCGTGGCCGCCCGCCGTGACGACGACGGACGGGTGGCGGTACGCGACGCCGAGGACGCGGCGTACCGCATGCGCGCCAACGCGGCGCTCGCGGTGACCGACTACCAGCCGGCCACCGACGTGCTGGACTACTGCGACGAGGCCCGCCGGCAGGGGCGCCCGATCAGCGCGGTCAGCTGGGTCGACGACCGGCACGACGGTTTCCTCAAACGGGCCCTGGTCAGTCTGGTGCACTGACCCGCCGAGCGCCGCCGGCCGGACTGGACGGCCGGCGGCGGCGCGGGTGCCGTCAGACGTTGAAGCCGAGCGCCCGCAACTGGTCCCGGCCCTCGTCAGTGATCTTGTCGGGCCCCCACGGCGGCATCCACACCCAGTTGATCCGGATGTCGGACACCAGTCCGCCACCGGGTCCAGTGGTCAACGCGGTACGGGCCTGCTCCTCGATCACGTCGGTCAGCGGGCAGGCCGCGCTGGTCAACGTCATGTCCAGGGTGGCCACGTTGTCATCGTCGACGTGTACGCCGTACACCAGGCCGAGATCGACCACATTGATGCCCAGCTCCGGGTCGACGACGTCCTTCATCGCCTCCTCGATGTCGGCGATCGCCGGCTGGCCGACGGTCGCTGCGGCGGCCGTACCGCCGTCGGTGGGCTCCGTCGCCTGTGTCGCCCCGGTCATGGTCTCTTCGGCACTCACTGCTTCACCTCCGGGCTCGCGCCCACACCGGCGCGTGCCGCGGCGTCCTTGAAGGCCATCCACGGCAGCAACGCACACTTCACCCGGGCCGGATAGCGCGCCACACCGGCGAACGCCACCCCGTCACCCAGCACATCCTCGTCCGGCTCGACCTCGCCGCGGCCGGACACCAGCGCGACGAAGGCACCGTGCACCGCGAACGCCTCGTCCACCGGCCGACCGTCGACCAACTCGTACAGCACGCTCGCCGACGCCTGGCTGATCGAACAACCCTGACCGTCGTGCGACACCCCGAGCCGGGTGTCCGCACCCAGACTCACCCGTACGGTGATCTCGTCGCCGCAGGTCGGGTTGACGTGATGCGCCTCCGCCGCGTACGGCTCGCGTAGACCACGCCCCTGCGGACGCTTGTAGTGGTCCAGGATGATCTCCTGGTACAGCTGGTCGAGCTCCATCAGCCGAAGACCTTCCGCGCCTTCTCCAGACCATGCACCAGCGCGTCGACCTCGCCGGTCGTGGTGTAGAGGTAGAACGAGGCCCGGGTGGTCGCCGGGACGCCGTAGCGCACGCAGACCGGCCGGGCGCAGTGGTGGCCGACCCGTACCTGCACCCCCTGGGCGTCCAGGATCTGACCCACGTCGTGCGGGTGGATCCCGTCCACCGCGAACGAGACCGTGCCACCCCGCCCGTCTGGTCCGGGCGGGCCGACGATCCGCAGCCCCGGCACGGTGGCCAGCGCCTCCAGGGCGTACCCGGTGATCCGCTGCTCGTGCGCGGCGACCGCCGGCATGCCCAGCCCGGCGAGGTAGTCGACGGCGGCACCGAGGCCGACCGCCTGGGCGATCGGCGGGGTGCCGGCCTCGAACCGGGCCGGCGGGGCGGCAAACGTGGACCCGCTCATCGCCACCGTCTCGATCATCGAGCCGCCGCCGAGCACCGGCGGCATCGCGGCGAGCAGCGCGGCGCGGCCCCACAGCACCCCGATCCCGGTCGGTCCGCACATCTTGTGCCCGGTGAAGACGATGAAGTCGGCATCCAGCGCGACGACGTCGACCGGACGGTGCGGCACCGACTGCGAGCAGTCCAGCAGCAGCAGCGCACCGACCTCGCGGACCCGCCGGGTGATCGCGGTGAGGTCGTTGACCGTGCCGAGGATGTTCGACATGTGCACCAGGGAGACCAGTTTGGTCCGCTCGGTGACCAACTCGTCCAGCTGCGACTCGTCCAGCCGACCGTCCTCGGTCAGCCCGAACCAGCGCAGTGTGGCACCGGTGCGTTCGCAGAGCAGCTGCCACGGCACGATGTTCGAGTGGTGCTCCATCTCGGAGATCACCACCTCGTCACCTGGGCCGAGCCGGAACCGGGGGTCGGCCCCGATCGCGGCGCCCGTCGAGGCGTTGGAGAACGCGTACGCGACCAGGTTGATCGCTTCGGTGGAGTTCTTGGTGAAGACCACCTCGTCCGGGCTGCCCGCGTTGACGAACGCGGCCAGCTTGGCCCGGGCGCCCTCGTACGCCTCGGTGGACTCGGTGCCGAGGGTGTGCACCGAGCGGGCGACGTTGGCGTTGTGCGACTGGTAGAAGTCGGTCAGCGCGTCGAGCACCTGGCGCGGCTTGTGCGAGGTGTTGGCGCTGTCCAGATAGACCAGCGGATGCCCGTTGACTTCCCGACCGAGGATCGGAAAGTCGGCCCGGACGGCCGCGACGTCCAGAGCGGACGGACCGCCCGGCGCCGGTGTGTCCCGGGGGATGGCTATGGTGCTCATCGGCTCGACGCCGCCCTTCTGCACACAGGGTGGTAGTGGATCTCAGGCCGACGCCGCGCCGGCACCCGCGACGTACCGCTCGTAACCTTCGGCTTCCAGCTTCTCCGCCAGCTCCGGGCCGCCCTCCTCGACGATGCGTCCGCCGACGAAGACATGCACGAAGTCCGGCTTGATGTAGCGCAGGATCCGGGTGTAGTGGGTGATCAGCAGCAGGCCGGTCTCCCCGGTGGAGCGAACCCGGTTCACCCCTTCGCTGACCACCCGCAGGGCGTCGATGTCGAGCCCGGAGTCGGTCTCGTCGAGGATGGCCATCTTCGGCTTGAGCAGCTCCAGCTGCACAATCTCGTGCCGCTTTTTCTCGCCACCGGAGAAGCCCTCGTTGACGTTGCGCTGCGCGAACGCCGGGTCCATCTGCAGCCGCTCCATGGCCCCACGCAGCTCGCCGGCCCAGGTACGCAGCTTCGGCGCGGCACCGTCGACGGCGGTCTTGGCGGTACGCAGGAAGTTCGCCACCGAGACGCCGGGCACCTCCACCGGGTACTGCATGGCGAGGAACAGTCCGGCACGGGCCCGCTCGTCGACCGACATGGCCAGTACGTCCGCACCGTCGAGCAGCACCTCCCCGCCGGTGATCTCGTACTTGGGGTGCCCGGCGATCGAGTACGCCAGGGTCGACTTGCCGGAGCCGTTCGGGCCCATGATGGCGTGTGTCTCCCCCGACCGGATGGTCAGCGTCACCCCGGCCAGGATCGGCTTGAGCTCGCCTTCCGGCAGCTTGACCGAAACCTGCAGGTCGCGGATATCCAGAACGCTCATGGTGCGGTCACTCCATTGCTCGGCGTCAGACTGACGTAGATGTCGCCGTCGCGGATCTCGACGGGGAAGACGGGTACGGGTTCGGTGGCGGGCAGCCCGGTCGGCTCGCCGGTGCGCAGATCGAAACGCGAACCGTGCAGCCAGCACTCCAACGTGCAGCCGTCCACCTCGCCTTCGGAGAGGGCGACCGCGGCGTGCGAGCACTCGTCGTACACCGCGTGGAAGGAGTCCTCGTCGGTGTGCACCAGGGCGATCTGCGTACCGTCGATGTCGGCGCTGACCGCCGTACCCTTCGGGATCTCGGTGGTGGCGCAGACCCGGATCAGGTCGGACATGCTCAGCGGGTCCTCTCGGTGACCGCACCGGGCTGGCCGGGCACGGTCGGTGGTGCCGCCACGTCGGCGGTGCGCGGCGCGGCCGCGCCGGCCTCGACGCGGCGCAGCCGCTGCTCGATCGCGTCGCCGAGCCGGTCGCGCAGCTCGGCCACCGGGATCTTGTCGACCAGCTCGGCGAAGAACCCGCGGACCACCAGCTTGCGCGCCTCGGCCTCTGGAATGCCCCGGGCCATCAGGTAGAACAGCTGCTCGTCGTCGAACCGGCCGGTGGCGCTGGCGTGCCCGGCCCCGGCCACCTCTCCGGTCTCGATCTCCAGGTTGGGCACCGAGTCGGCCCGGGCGCCGTCGGTCAGCACCAGGTTCCGGTTGATCTCGTACGTGTCGGTGCCGGTGGCCTCGGCGCGGATCAGTACGTCGCCGACCCAGACGGTGTGCGCGCTGTCGCCCTGCAGCGCCCCCCGGTAGCCGACGTTGCTGCGGCAGTCCGGCACGGTGTGGTCCACCATCTGCCGGTGCTCCAGGTGCTGGCCGGCGTCGGCGAAGTAGAGCCCGAACAGCTCGGCGTCGCCGCCCCGGCCGGTGTACTCGACGCTGGTGAACTGGCGTACCAGGTCGCCGCCGAGGGTGACCTGGATGTGCGTGACCCGGGCGTCGCGGCCGAGCCGGAACTTCAGATGCTGCGCCTGCACCGCGTCGGGTGCCCAGTCGGCGACGGTGACCAGGGTCAGCGTCGCGCCGTCGCCGACGATCACCTCGACGTTGTCGGCCAGAGTGGTCGAGCCGACCTGGTCGAACACCAGGGTCGCCTCGGCGAACCGTCCGACGTCGACCAGGGTGTGCCCGTACGCGATCTGGTCCGCCCCGGTGCCGAGCACCCGGACCACCGCCGGCTCGGCCGGGGTGGCTTCCGGTGCCACCTCCACCAGCAGGACCTCGGCGCAGCCGGTGTAGGCCAGGGCGCTGATCCGGTCGAACGGGGTCAGCACGCCGCCGACCCGTCGGTCGGTGCGGTCGACCTGGCCCGCAGTCACCCCGGCGGGCAGGTCGGCGTACTCGTACCGGACCGAGCCGCTGGCGGCCGGAGTGCCGGTGGCCAGCCCCCGCATTCGCTTGAGCGGGGTGAAGCGCCACTCCTCCTCCAGGCCGGTCAGGGCCGGGAAGTCGGCGACATCGTAGGAGCGCAACGCCTGCGACTTGGTCTTCGGCGGCGCGGAGGCCTGAATAGTCATCTCTTCCTGTTCTCGGCGGTGTCGGTGGGGCGGTGTCTCGGGCGGGTCAGCCGACCGCGCCCTCCATCTGCAGCTCGATCAGCCGGTTCAGCTCGAGGGCGTACTCCATCGGGAGTTCCTTGGCGATCGGCTCGATGAAGCCCCGGACGATCATGGCCATCGCCTCGTCCTCGCTCAGACCCCGGCTCATCAGGTAGAACAGTTGGTCGTCGCTGACCTTGGAGACGGTCGCCTCGTGCCCCATCGCGACGTCGTCCTCGCGGATGTCGACGTAGGGGTAGGTGTCCGACCGGGAGATCGCGTCGACCAGCAGCGCGTCGCACTTCACCGTCGACCGGCTGTGCTGCGAGCCCTCCAGCACCTGGACCAGCCCACGGTAGGAGGTCCGGCCGCCGCCGCGGGCGATGGACTTGGAGACGATCGTGGAGGAGGTGTGCGGTGCCGCGTGCACCATCTTCGCGCCGGCGTCCTGGTGCTGCCCCTCGCCGGCCATCGCCACCGAGAGCACCTCGCCCTTGGCGTGCTCACCGGTCATGAACACGGCCGGGTACTTCATGGTGACCTTGGAACCGATGTTGCCGTCGATCCACTCCATGGTGGCGCCGGCGTGGCAGACGGCCCGCTTGGTGACCAGGTTGTAGACGTTGTTCGACCAGTTCTGGATGGTCGTGTAGCGGCACCGGGCGTTCTTCTTCACCACGATCTCGACCACCGCGCTGTGCAGCGAGTCGGAGGAGTAGATCGGCGCGGTGCAGCCCTCGACGTAG
Proteins encoded:
- the sufC gene encoding Fe-S cluster assembly ATPase SufC, whose translation is MSVLDIRDLQVSVKLPEGELKPILAGVTLTIRSGETHAIMGPNGSGKSTLAYSIAGHPKYEITGGEVLLDGADVLAMSVDERARAGLFLAMQYPVEVPGVSVANFLRTAKTAVDGAAPKLRTWAGELRGAMERLQMDPAFAQRNVNEGFSGGEKKRHEIVQLELLKPKMAILDETDSGLDIDALRVVSEGVNRVRSTGETGLLLITHYTRILRYIKPDFVHVFVGGRIVEEGGPELAEKLEAEGYERYVAGAGAASA
- the sufU gene encoding Fe-S cluster assembly sulfur transfer protein SufU, which translates into the protein MELDQLYQEIILDHYKRPQGRGLREPYAAEAHHVNPTCGDEITVRVSLGADTRLGVSHDGQGCSISQASASVLYELVDGRPVDEAFAVHGAFVALVSGRGEVEPDEDVLGDGVAFAGVARYPARVKCALLPWMAFKDAAARAGVGASPEVKQ
- a CDS encoding metal-sulfur cluster assembly factor; amino-acid sequence: MTGATQATEPTDGGTAAAATVGQPAIADIEEAMKDVVDPELGINVVDLGLVYGVHVDDDNVATLDMTLTSAACPLTDVIEEQARTALTTGPGGGLVSDIRINWVWMPPWGPDKITDEGRDQLRALGFNV
- a CDS encoding non-heme iron oxygenase ferredoxin subunit, whose protein sequence is MIRVCATTEIPKGTAVSADIDGTQIALVHTDEDSFHAVYDECSHAAVALSEGEVDGCTLECWLHGSRFDLRTGEPTGLPATEPVPVFPVEIRDGDIYVSLTPSNGVTAP
- a CDS encoding cysteine desulfurase — encoded protein: MSTIAIPRDTPAPGGPSALDVAAVRADFPILGREVNGHPLVYLDSANTSHKPRQVLDALTDFYQSHNANVARSVHTLGTESTEAYEGARAKLAAFVNAGSPDEVVFTKNSTEAINLVAYAFSNASTGAAIGADPRFRLGPGDEVVISEMEHHSNIVPWQLLCERTGATLRWFGLTEDGRLDESQLDELVTERTKLVSLVHMSNILGTVNDLTAITRRVREVGALLLLDCSQSVPHRPVDVVALDADFIVFTGHKMCGPTGIGVLWGRAALLAAMPPVLGGGSMIETVAMSGSTFAAPPARFEAGTPPIAQAVGLGAAVDYLAGLGMPAVAAHEQRITGYALEALATVPGLRIVGPPGPDGRGGTVSFAVDGIHPHDVGQILDAQGVQVRVGHHCARPVCVRYGVPATTRASFYLYTTTGEVDALVHGLEKARKVFG
- the sufB gene encoding Fe-S cluster assembly protein SufB; translation: MTEQTVAPISQEEHLAALGRYEYGWADRDVAGAAAQRGLNEAVVRDISAKKNEPQWMLDLRLKGLRLFGRKPMPAWGADLTGIDFDNIKYFVRSTEKQAASWEDLPEEIKNTYDKLGIPEAEKQRLIAGVAAQYESEVVYHKIREDLEEQGVVFLDTDTALREHEDIFKEYFGTVIPVGDNKFAALNTSVWSGGSFIYVPKGVHVEIPLQAYFRINTENMGQFERTLIIVDEGAYVHYVEGCTAPIYSSDSLHSAVVEIVVKKNARCRYTTIQNWSNNVYNLVTKRAVCHAGATMEWIDGNIGSKVTMKYPAVFMTGEHAKGEVLSVAMAGEGQHQDAGAKMVHAAPHTSSTIVSKSIARGGGRTSYRGLVQVLEGSQHSRSTVKCDALLVDAISRSDTYPYVDIREDDVAMGHEATVSKVSDDQLFYLMSRGLSEDEAMAMIVRGFIEPIAKELPMEYALELNRLIELQMEGAVG
- the sufD gene encoding Fe-S cluster assembly protein SufD, which produces MTIQASAPPKTKSQALRSYDVADFPALTGLEEEWRFTPLKRMRGLATGTPAASGSVRYEYADLPAGVTAGQVDRTDRRVGGVLTPFDRISALAYTGCAEVLLVEVAPEATPAEPAVVRVLGTGADQIAYGHTLVDVGRFAEATLVFDQVGSTTLADNVEVIVGDGATLTLVTVADWAPDAVQAQHLKFRLGRDARVTHIQVTLGGDLVRQFTSVEYTGRGGDAELFGLYFADAGQHLEHRQMVDHTVPDCRSNVGYRGALQGDSAHTVWVGDVLIRAEATGTDTYEINRNLVLTDGARADSVPNLEIETGEVAGAGHASATGRFDDEQLFYLMARGIPEAEARKLVVRGFFAELVDKIPVAELRDRLGDAIEQRLRRVEAGAAAPRTADVAAPPTVPGQPGAVTERTR